The Methanobacterium lacus genome includes a region encoding these proteins:
- a CDS encoding phosphopantetheine adenylyltransferase, which yields MNEKSYKKVAVGGTFDKFHYGHMKLLDVAFEIGDHVLIGVTSNDFAGVKGRIDPCRVRMTNLRTLLKSKHQNYEIQELNDPYGTTVSNETIDAIVVSDETEPTAFKINEIRREKGMKALDIVTIHMVLAEDGKPISSTRIRKGEIDKKGTIIK from the coding sequence ATGAATGAAAAGTCTTATAAAAAAGTTGCTGTTGGGGGAACCTTCGACAAATTTCACTACGGTCATATGAAACTTCTTGATGTTGCATTTGAAATAGGGGATCATGTTTTAATAGGGGTAACATCCAACGACTTTGCAGGTGTTAAAGGAAGAATTGATCCTTGTAGAGTTCGAATGACCAACCTCAGAACACTCCTTAAAAGCAAACATCAAAACTACGAAATACAGGAACTCAACGATCCCTACGGAACAACAGTTTCCAACGAAACAATAGATGCTATTGTTGTCAGTGACGAAACAGAACCTACAGCATTTAAAATTAATGAAATACGAAGGGAGAAGGGCATGAAAGCTCTTGACATCGTAACAATTCATATGGTGCTTGCAGAAGATGGAAAACCCATATCATCAACAAGGATCAGAAAGGGCGAAATAGACAAAAAAGGCACCATAATAAAATAA
- the yjjX gene encoding inosine/xanthosine triphosphatase has product MVVGSKNPVKVNAARNVLKRIYNDLTVHSLNVDSEIPDQPFGLDQTIEGAVNRAKNAFSDEFDLSVGIESGLIEVPQTLTGYIDIQWCAIFDGNLITIGASSGFEYPPTVIKRVMEGFEVGDVMDEVTGVDDLGQKKGAVSHLSHDMLNRTENTEECVLTAMIPRMNEKVYGFK; this is encoded by the coding sequence GTGGTTGTGGGATCCAAAAATCCAGTGAAGGTCAATGCTGCAAGAAATGTATTAAAAAGGATCTACAACGATCTGACAGTTCATTCTTTAAATGTGGATTCAGAAATTCCAGATCAACCCTTTGGACTGGATCAAACCATAGAAGGTGCTGTTAACAGGGCAAAAAATGCTTTTTCAGATGAATTTGATCTGAGTGTGGGAATTGAGTCAGGTTTAATTGAGGTACCACAAACATTAACTGGCTACATTGATATACAATGGTGTGCTATCTTCGATGGAAACTTAATAACCATAGGGGCAAGTTCGGGATTTGAATATCCTCCAACTGTGATAAAACGGGTTATGGAGGGTTTTGAAGTTGGTGATGTCATGGACGAAGTCACAGGGGTTGATGATTTGGGACAGAAGAAGGGTGCAGTGAGCCACTTATCCCACGACATGCTAAACAGAACAGAAAACACAGAAGAATGTGTTTTAACAGCTATGATTCCAAGGATGAATGAAAAAGTTTATGGTTTCAAATAG